The genomic interval GCCAGGCAGCAAGATCCCGACCATGGCCAAAGGCCTGCGCATTGTCGATCGCCGCCACGAAAGCTGTTGCGTTCAAAGGACCCACACCCGGGATCGTCACCAGAAGCCTGCATGCTTTGTCCGAGCGGGCATAAGCCTTAAACTCCTCATCAAACGCCGCGATGCGACGATCCAGATCGTGCCATTGACCTTGCATGTCCTCGATGAGGGTTCGGATTCTTGGGCTGACAGGAGCAATATCTGCGTCCATCAGCACCGCGAGGCTAGTTTCCAGCTTTCTGCGGCCTCGAGACATGATGATCCCACGCTCCAGCAAGATGGCCCGCAATTGATTAATGAGCGCTGTTCGCTCTGCAACAAGGCGATCACGCGCGCGATGTAATATCTGCATGTCGAGTTGTTCTTCGCTTTTCAGTTCAACGAAACGCATCGTTGGCCGGCTGGCGGCCTCGGCGATCGCCTCCGCGTCACGATCGTCGTTCTTCTGCGCTTTGACGTAAGGACGAACATATTCCGGTGGCATTAGCCGTATCTCATGCCCCTGTTTCTGAAACAGGCGTCCGAGATGATGAGCCCCACCACAAGCCTCCATTGCAACCACACAGGCCGGCAGGCCCGAAACGAATTTAATTACGCTCTCACGCCGCACGCGACGGCGCAGGAGAACGCGCCCCGCGTCGTCGAGACCTGCCATGCTGCAGCTATTCTTCCCGAGGTCGATACCCAGAATTGCGATCTGCATTGCTCTACTCCTATGCTTGATGGATCCTGAGCATCAATGCGCCAGGAAGGAGGGGCGAGCCATTCCATAAGCATGAACGGGGATGGGGAAGACCAGGCATGAGATATCCCGCATCCGAGAAGGCCGAGATCATCGAGCAGGTCGAGCAGTCACATCTACCGGCCAAGCGCACGCTGGACAAACTCGGCGTCCCGCGCGCCACATTCTACCGCTGGTATGATCGTTATTGTAATGGCGGACCTGAAGCGCTGGCTGATCATCGTTCACGACCGGACCGCGTCTGGAATCGCATCCCGGACGATGTCCGCCGCCAGATCATTGACCTGGCGCTGGAGCTTCCTGAACTCTCGCCGCGGGAGTTGGCCGTGCGGTTCACCGACGAGAGAAAGTACTTTGTCTCGGAGGCTTCGGTCTATCGGCTGTTGAAGGCCCATGACCTCATCACCAGCCCGGCTTATGTGGTGATCAAGGCGGCGAACGAGTTCAAGGACAAGACCACCGCGATCAACCAGCTCTGGCAGACGGACTTCACCTACCTCAAGATCACCGGCTGGGGCTGGTATTATCTGTCGACGGTGCTGGACGACTTCTCGCGCTACATCGTGGCGTGGAGACTCGGTCCTACGATGTGCGCTTCCGACGTCACCGCCACGCTCGATCAGGCGCTGGCGGCATCGGGCCTTGATCACATCACCGTTGCGCACCGGCCGAGGCTGCTCAGCGACAATGGCGCGTCTTATGTTGCAGGCGATCTGGCCGACTGGCTCAAAGACAAAGGGCATGCAGCACGTGCGGGGCGCACCGTATCACCCGCAAACCCAGGGCAAGATCGAGCGCTGGCACCAGACCCTGAAGAACCGCATTCTGCTCGAAAACTATTATCTACCAGGCGATCTCGAACGACAGATCGGCGCCTTCGTCGACCGCTACAATCAAGTTCGCTATCATGAGAGCATCGACAACGTCACACCAGCCGACGTCTACTTCGGCCGAGCGGAGACCATCCTCGCAGAACGCAGACGCATCAAGCTTGCTACCATCGCAGCCCGTCGCTTGCAGCATCGGCTGCAGGCAGCTTAAACTCTAACCCCTGATGAACCAGAGCCTCTCTTCTCGAAACGCCTGATCAGTCTCAAATTACCTGACGACGGACAGGCGAGCCTTTGCGAGCCTTGGCGCAAAGGCAAGCCATATCAGCGCGACAATCAGCACCACATACCGATCGCGATGACCACGAGCAAGATACGGGACATCTACCCCCAAAGAATAAGTGTCCGCAACTTAGCCCGGTCTCCGAATGCAATTTTATTGAGGACGCTCGCTTCAGAATGGCGCCGGAAAGGAGCGGATATGGAAAAGTCAGCGGCCGAAGAACAGCCACAAGAGGATAATTACCGGAATCGGCACGCCGATAAGCCAAAGCAATAGTCCTCGTCCCATCGTCACCTCCATTAGAATGACGCGGCCCTGGCCATTCGAGAATGAAAGGACGGGCCGCAAGGCTGCCAGGGCAGGGGAGGCAGCCTCGGAACAACGCCGAGCTATCGCTATGGTTCCCGCGCCTCGCCCCCGTAGCCTGCAGAATCGCGTCCAACAATGACCCCACCTCGTATGGCGCGCAACATATTGCATCCATGGGAAAAACGATGAATTTTGCGGGGTCACGGTTGGGGTCTGACTCACATCTGATGAGTTTTCTGCCGATCTTGCGGTTCTCCAACGGGGGAATCAGCGCCATGCGAGCCGGTCTTCGAATTTCGTCGCTTGTGCCGAGCGGGTTGGTTATCGAGAGCGTAAGTGATTCATCTGACTCGATTATTTTAGCCGTCCGATCCGACGGCGGCATGGCCGAGTGCCCATTGTGCGGGGCGAGATCGCGCCGAATCCATAGCCGATACGATAGACAAGTCGCGGATTTGCCGTGTGCAGGTAAGCAAATACGCCTTCGCGTGTTCACGCGACGGTTCGTTTGCGAGGTACCTCATTGTCGGCGGCGGATTTTCGCAGAACGGTTCGGGGACGATGTTCTCCCGACCCGGTCGCGCCGGACGGGACGGCTGGAATGCATCGTCCACCATCTGGGGCTGACACTCGGCGGCAGGCCGGCAGCGAGCTTTGCCAAGCGACTGATGCTGCCGGTGAGCAACGATACTCTGCTGCGGGTTGTTAGGCGACGAACGCGCCCGAGAACGGAGCCTCTGATCGTCGCCGGCATTGACGACTGGGCTTTTCGCAAGAACCATCGCTACGGAACAATCGTGTGCGATCTGGAGAGACGGCGGATCGTAACCCTGCTTCCAGATCGCGAGATTGCAACGGTGCGGGCTTGGCTTTCCGACCATCCGGAGATCATGGTCGTATCGCGCGACCGTGGCGGCGGCTACGGTGAGGCCGCGGAAAAGGCGCTGCCCGACGCCGTCTAGGTCGCCGACCGTTGGCACCTGATGGAGAACGCAAGCGCGGCCTTCCTCAACGCGGTGCGCCGTTCCATGGGGGTGATCCGCACCGCAATCGGTGCGACGACGATCAATCCAAAACTGCTCACTTGCGCGGAAAGGCTGCAGTATGAAGGGTATCTCCGGCGCAAGCAGACGAATGCCGCCATCATGGCGCTCGTCGGAGACGCAGTGCCACTCAAGGAGATCGTCCGTCGAACAGGACACAGCCGTAAACTCGTTCGCCAAGTCAGTCGCGGCGAGAGTACGGATGTCTTCCGGACACGGCAGAGCACGCTCGATGCCCACTTGCCCTTTCTGGATGCGCAATGGAACGAGGGCTGCCGTAACGGCGCAGAGCTCTGGCGTCGTTTGCAAGGGCAAGGCTTCCAAGGCTCCTTGCGCGTAGTCAGTGAGTGGACGACACGGCGACGACGGGCCGAGAAGGCGACCAATCAACAACTGCAAAAAGTGCCATCCGCGAGAACAATCTCCCGATTGATGACCACTGCGCGCGACAATCTCAGTAAAGCAGATACGGTCACCATCGCCGCCATCGAGGCGCGCGTTCCCACACTCGTCGAAGCCCGCATGCTCGTCGAAAGCTTCCAGACCATGGTGCGCAAGAAGCTCGTTGCTGATCTCGATCCGTGGATCGCCACCGCCAGCTTGAGCCTGATCGGCTCTTTTGCGAGTGGCATCATCAGGGACGAGGCCGCCGTCCGTGCCGCCATCACCGAACCTTGGTCCAATGGCCAGACAGAAGGGCAGATCACGAAACTAAAGCTCGTAAAACGCCAGATGTATGGGCGGGCGAAGATCGACCTCCTGCAAGCCCGGCTGATAGGCGCCATCTAGTTGCGGCAAACCGTCATCGAAGTTGCGTCAGAGCCAAAATTGGACGCCGATATGGGGTCAAATTTGAACACGATGACGTAATTGCGGTCGGCGCTCGCGGCACAAAAGCTCCGTTATCGTTGAACTCTCGCAATCAAATGATTCGGAGGAGCTGTCATGAAGCAATACGTCGGGCTGGACGTCTCGCAGAGAGAAACCGCAGTATGCGTGGTCAGCGAGACTGGGCAATTAATCTTCGAGGGAAAGGCCAAGTCTGATCCCGGCGATCTGACTAGGCTGCTTCGTAAACATGCGCCACTGGCGGAGCGCATTGGCTTTGAGACCGGTGCGATGGCGAGCTGGCTTTGGCACGAACTTCGGAGGGTCGAGCTTCCGGTCGTTTGCATTGATGCGCGGCATGCACACGCCGCCCTGTCGGTGCGTATGAACAAGAGCGATCAGAACGATGCGCGAGGTCTCGCTGAATTGGTGCGGGTCGGTTGGTATCGAGAAGTCAAAGTTAAAAGCGAGGAAAGCCAGAGGATCCGCTCGATACTCGTCGCGCGAGCCCGGCTCGTGTCCATG from Nitrobacter sp. NHB1 carries:
- a CDS encoding IS110 family transposase, whose translation is MQIAILGIDLGKNSCSMAGLDDAGRVLLRRRVRRESVIKFVSGLPACVVAMEACGGAHHLGRLFQKQGHEIRLMPPEYVRPYVKAQKNDDRDAEAIAEAASRPTMRFVELKSEEQLDMQILHRARDRLVAERTALINQLRAILLERGIIMSRGRRKLETSLAVLMDADIAPVSPRIRTLIEDMQGQWHDLDRRIAAFDEEFKAYARSDKACRLLVTIPGVGPLNATAFVAAIDNAQAFGHGRDLAAWLGLVPRQMTTGGRPKLLGISKRGNSYLRKMLIHGARAALPTLSKGQTILGSWLRNLLARAHINKVVVALAAKMARIIWCVLRNGTAFKAAAVREPA